Proteins encoded in a region of the Marinococcus sp. PL1-022 genome:
- a CDS encoding LysR family transcriptional regulator — protein MNIQTLQLFRALAHEKNISRVASKWNYVQSNVTGHLKRLEHELGVPLFHRHSRGLTLTPQGTYVLACVEDMLSSWEHLQDTVSRSSLPYEPLVLGSINSMAATHLPALMSSLHQALPSIDVTLRYGITEELVQQVLQHECQGAFVTGPVRHPALHQHVFSTETLTLVSNPLVLPLESLQDVHQQTVLVLEPGCMFRERLLQMIHQEGIIPKQVITFSNLESLLGHVRAGMGIAMLSERYVRSFQDDYIACTPVPPAHARVDISFVYSPASEQHRSFQAFQDIMHESLRS, from the coding sequence ATGAATATTCAGACCCTACAGCTGTTTCGTGCCCTTGCGCACGAGAAAAATATCTCCAGGGTCGCGAGCAAATGGAATTATGTACAGTCGAATGTGACCGGCCACCTGAAGCGACTGGAGCATGAGCTCGGTGTCCCTCTTTTCCACCGGCATTCCAGAGGCCTTACGCTCACTCCGCAGGGAACCTATGTACTTGCCTGTGTGGAGGACATGCTTTCCTCGTGGGAGCATTTGCAGGATACGGTTTCCCGTTCATCCCTGCCCTATGAGCCCCTGGTTCTCGGATCCATCAATTCCATGGCGGCCACTCATCTGCCTGCGTTAATGTCGTCGCTCCATCAGGCCCTTCCATCCATCGATGTAACATTGCGCTACGGCATTACGGAGGAATTGGTCCAGCAGGTGCTGCAGCATGAATGCCAAGGAGCCTTTGTCACCGGCCCCGTGCGTCACCCGGCCCTCCATCAGCACGTATTTTCCACAGAAACCCTTACGCTCGTTTCCAACCCGCTGGTGCTTCCGCTCGAGAGTCTCCAGGACGTGCATCAGCAGACCGTTCTTGTGCTGGAGCCGGGGTGCATGTTCCGGGAACGCCTGCTGCAGATGATTCATCAGGAAGGCATCATTCCAAAACAGGTGATCACCTTTTCGAATCTCGAATCATTATTGGGACATGTCCGGGCCGGGATGGGAATCGCAATGCTCTCGGAACGATACGTTCGTTCGTTTCAGGATGACTACATCGCGTGCACGCCGGTGCCACCAGCCCACGCCCGGGTGGATATTTCCTTTGTTTATTCTCCGGCAAGCGAACAGCACCGCTCCTTCCAGGCTTTTCAGGACATCATGCATGAATCCCTGCGTTCTTAG